A stretch of the Bartonella henselae str. Houston-1 genome encodes the following:
- a CDS encoding GNAT family N-acetyltransferase: MNMIYFQTKDDAFFTLASEQEADKPHREHLLDLTLGKGRKRKSSEVLRRGRLAACGLSFVVKNTLGELVGSVRLWHVQFNKGHNEIQHALLLGPLAVAAECSGIGIGSALMRHAIATAKKMGYGAIFLVGDCAFYQRFGFSSSLTKNLAMPGPYEKHRFQALELIPHYLTSCHGILTPSGELEDWNSFQHHKVA; the protein is encoded by the coding sequence ATGAATATGATTTATTTTCAAACAAAAGATGATGCATTTTTTACACTCGCATCGGAGCAAGAAGCTGATAAACCTCATCGGGAGCATTTACTTGATTTGACACTAGGAAAGGGACGTAAGCGTAAATCCTCAGAAGTTTTACGTCGTGGGCGGTTGGCTGCTTGTGGACTTTCCTTTGTCGTTAAAAATACGCTTGGAGAACTTGTGGGCAGTGTGCGTCTTTGGCATGTTCAATTTAATAAAGGACATAATGAAATACAGCATGCTTTACTTTTGGGACCTCTTGCTGTTGCAGCGGAATGCTCCGGTATTGGGATAGGGTCTGCTCTTATGCGGCATGCGATTGCAACAGCAAAAAAAATGGGGTACGGTGCTATTTTTCTTGTCGGTGATTGTGCATTTTATCAGCGTTTTGGTTTTTCAAGCAGTCTCACAAAAAATTTAGCAATGCCTGGTCCTTATGAAAAACATCGTTTTCAAGCGCTGGAATTAATTCCTCATTATCTCACTTCGTGTCATGGTATTTTGACACCAAGCGGAGAGTTAGAAGATTGGAATTCTTTTCAGCACCATAAAGTTGCTTAA
- a CDS encoding DHA2 family efflux MFS transporter permease subunit encodes MTSPIPEVDHSQKHVGIREIVVFIAMAFGMFMAILDIQIVSSSLAEIQAGLSASSEEISWVQTSYLIAEVIMLPLSGFLGRLLSTRIFFSISAIGFTVTSILCATATSIEEMILYRALQGFIGGGIIPSVFVASYTLFPPSKRPIVTPIVGLVATLAPTIGPTVGGYLCNILSWHWLFLINVPCGIIISILAWKLIDFDKADFSLMAKFDWLGLISMATFLGTLEYILEEGARHDWLQDTLVFNFFIIMILSAGVFFWRVLTTKEPIVDLSAFSNFNFSTAAIFSFMLGIGLYGLTYLYPVYLSQIRHYDALMIGETLFISGLAMFLAAPLAGFLSARIDARLMIAIGFSGFALGTWLASSITDDWDFWELFWPQVLRGVSIMLCMVPINDIAFGSLSQEHMKNASGLFNLTRNLGGAVGLAIISTLITKRADFHYERIAETIQQGSTQATEMLSKLTMYFKFATFDPQALALFQFLNMVRTQAMVMAFSDIFFIITIIFCILTFLTIFLKKIPPSTDIPPSH; translated from the coding sequence ATGACATCTCCTATACCAGAAGTTGATCATTCTCAAAAACACGTAGGAATCCGTGAAATCGTGGTCTTTATTGCTATGGCTTTTGGTATGTTCATGGCTATTTTGGATATCCAAATCGTTTCCTCATCTTTGGCTGAAATTCAAGCTGGTCTTTCAGCAAGTTCTGAAGAAATTTCATGGGTTCAAACCTCCTATCTCATTGCTGAAGTCATCATGTTACCCCTTTCCGGATTTTTGGGAAGGTTGCTTTCAACACGAATTTTCTTTAGCATTTCAGCTATCGGTTTTACTGTTACATCTATTCTTTGTGCAACAGCGACATCTATTGAAGAGATGATTCTTTACCGAGCACTTCAGGGTTTTATTGGTGGTGGTATCATCCCCAGTGTTTTTGTCGCTTCTTATACACTTTTTCCCCCTTCAAAACGCCCCATTGTTACCCCTATCGTTGGACTGGTAGCAACATTAGCACCCACCATCGGTCCAACTGTGGGAGGCTATCTTTGTAATATCCTATCATGGCATTGGCTCTTTCTTATTAATGTGCCCTGCGGAATAATTATCTCAATTCTCGCTTGGAAATTGATTGATTTTGATAAAGCTGACTTCTCTTTAATGGCTAAATTTGATTGGTTAGGTCTTATTTCCATGGCAACTTTTCTAGGAACTTTGGAATATATTCTAGAAGAAGGTGCACGTCATGATTGGCTACAGGATACTCTAGTCTTTAATTTTTTTATTATCATGATTTTGTCTGCTGGAGTATTCTTCTGGCGCGTTTTAACAACAAAAGAGCCAATTGTTGATCTCTCTGCTTTTTCTAATTTTAATTTTTCAACCGCAGCAATTTTTTCTTTTATGCTTGGAATAGGTCTTTATGGACTCACCTACCTTTATCCTGTCTATTTAAGCCAAATCCGCCATTATGATGCTCTCATGATTGGCGAAACATTATTTATTTCAGGTCTTGCTATGTTTTTGGCTGCTCCTCTTGCGGGTTTCCTTTCAGCACGAATTGATGCACGTCTTATGATAGCGATAGGTTTTTCTGGCTTTGCATTAGGAACCTGGTTGGCCAGTTCTATCACAGATGATTGGGATTTTTGGGAACTCTTTTGGCCTCAAGTTCTTCGTGGTGTCTCGATTATGTTATGCATGGTGCCTATTAATGATATTGCTTTCGGATCACTCTCACAAGAACATATGAAAAATGCTTCCGGACTTTTTAATCTTACACGCAATCTTGGTGGTGCAGTAGGACTTGCTATTATAAGTACGCTTATAACAAAGCGCGCAGACTTCCATTATGAACGGATAGCCGAGACTATCCAACAAGGAAGTACCCAAGCAACTGAAATGCTTTCAAAGCTCACTATGTACTTCAAATTTGCGACTTTTGATCCACAAGCTCTTGCACTCTTCCAATTTTTAAATATGGTTCGTACACAAGCAATGGTGATGGCTTTTAGCGATATCTTCTTTATAATAACCATTATTTTTTGCATCTTGACATTCTTAACCATTTTTCTCAAAAAAATACCACCATCCACTGATATCCCTCCCAGTCACTAA
- the trhO gene encoding oxygen-dependent tRNA uridine(34) hydroxylase TrhO — translation MEKNFKVAALYCFADLKHYRQLQKPLLDLCQAKDIKGTLLLAQEGINGTVAGSCAAIETLVDFITAEPAFQMPEIKYSWASKMPFHRMKVRLKKEIVTMGVDGVNPLKAVGTYVDPKDWNALIQDEETLLIDTRNDYEYAIGSFQGAVDPRIKTFREFPAWVLKHEADLKKKKKIAMFCTGGIRCEKSTAYVRELGYEQVYHLKGGILKYLETIPKEDSLWWGECFVFDERVSVKHGLEECGRELCRACRSPLNTESKLSPHYEEGVSCDACYNTRSEDDRERFRERHRQFQLSKLRAMHSHQE, via the coding sequence ATGGAAAAGAATTTTAAAGTTGCTGCTCTTTATTGCTTTGCGGATTTGAAGCATTACCGTCAATTACAAAAGCCTTTGCTGGATTTATGTCAAGCAAAGGATATCAAAGGTACCCTCCTTTTAGCACAAGAGGGAATTAATGGAACTGTTGCGGGATCTTGTGCTGCTATTGAGACATTAGTGGATTTTATTACAGCTGAACCAGCATTTCAAATGCCTGAGATTAAATATTCATGGGCATCAAAAATGCCTTTTCATCGTATGAAAGTACGATTGAAAAAAGAAATTGTGACAATGGGAGTTGACGGTGTTAACCCGTTAAAAGCCGTTGGTACTTATGTGGACCCTAAAGATTGGAATGCCCTTATTCAAGATGAAGAAACGCTTCTCATTGATACACGTAATGATTACGAATATGCAATTGGCAGTTTTCAAGGAGCGGTTGATCCGCGTATCAAAACATTTCGTGAATTTCCCGCATGGGTGCTTAAGCATGAAGCTGATTTAAAAAAGAAAAAGAAAATTGCTATGTTTTGTACAGGTGGTATTAGGTGTGAAAAATCAACAGCTTATGTTCGTGAACTTGGTTATGAACAGGTTTACCATTTAAAAGGTGGGATTCTTAAATATTTGGAAACAATTCCAAAAGAAGATAGTCTGTGGTGGGGGGAGTGTTTCGTTTTTGATGAACGTGTTTCTGTTAAACATGGTCTTGAAGAATGTGGGCGCGAATTATGTCGCGCATGTCGTTCTCCTCTTAATACTGAAAGCAAATTATCGCCTCATTATGAGGAAGGTGTCTCGTGTGATGCTTGTTATAATACGCGCAGTGAAGATGATAGGGAGCGCTTTCGCGAACGTCATAGGCAGTTCCAATTATCAAAATTGCGTGCAATGCATTCTCATCAAGAGTGA
- a CDS encoding Fur family transcriptional regulator, with translation MPSKLTRNQTLVLNILKNEQGPLSAYAILDRLREEGLRAPLQVYRALEGLLQLKCIHRLESANAFMACSYPENCQHELTTFIICDNCGKVNEIQSPLMIYGVKQMTQEIGFHANKSTIEVRGICEKCMAK, from the coding sequence ATGCCATCTAAGCTTACGCGCAATCAAACCCTAGTTTTGAACATTCTAAAAAACGAACAAGGGCCTTTGAGTGCCTATGCAATTCTTGACCGTTTGCGCGAAGAGGGACTTCGCGCTCCTTTACAGGTGTATCGTGCACTAGAAGGACTTCTTCAATTAAAGTGTATTCATCGCCTTGAAAGTGCAAATGCTTTTATGGCCTGCTCATATCCTGAAAATTGTCAACATGAACTAACGACTTTCATAATTTGTGATAACTGTGGTAAAGTAAATGAAATACAGAGCCCACTCATGATATATGGTGTTAAACAAATGACACAAGAAATTGGTTTTCATGCCAACAAGAGTACTATAGAAGTGCGAGGTATCTGCGAAAAATGTATGGCAAAATAA
- a CDS encoding DUF3792 family protein, translated as METRIPEDTAFDTHFLGKTSVEEQYPLFHTPISWSAIFAGLVTALATSICLSFLVAALGFNQMDFTSSTPFEGSLRSFGIGSLIVTLISLALGGFIAGRFAESSGALHGFLTWALLTLLMTLQTIHVVSSTAKLGAQAAVENSSAIGQTIDSLKTNFSPLFSKFDGESFEQFLRKTKDNGVDFDKLGNELRALLNKSDIPALNPDRLKTSYQAALKDIGEAITAFKNDPSHYRTYLKDLGERLSDRIEAITAKIDKSDIIKSLMNNGMTRTDAQTAANNALHVYKTAEEKTEKALKALEEQAETLSDNLEKAMKGAKNTAEKATKTASHMGWWGFLGSLIGAMISSVFGYYGYRIRKASFMF; from the coding sequence ATGGAAACCCGCATACCTGAAGACACAGCCTTTGATACCCATTTTCTAGGCAAAACATCTGTAGAGGAACAGTATCCCCTCTTTCATACGCCGATTTCATGGTCGGCAATTTTTGCCGGCCTGGTGACAGCTCTAGCCACCTCGATCTGTCTCTCTTTTCTCGTTGCAGCCTTAGGCTTCAATCAAATGGATTTCACGTCTTCCACCCCTTTTGAAGGTTCGTTACGCTCCTTTGGCATAGGATCTCTTATCGTTACACTGATCAGCCTTGCTTTGGGAGGTTTTATTGCCGGACGTTTTGCAGAATCGTCAGGCGCTCTTCATGGCTTTCTTACCTGGGCTCTCTTAACCCTTCTCATGACCTTGCAAACCATCCATGTGGTTTCAAGTACAGCAAAACTAGGCGCTCAAGCTGCGGTAGAAAATAGCTCAGCAATTGGACAAACCATAGACAGCCTCAAAACAAATTTTTCTCCCCTTTTTTCAAAATTCGATGGCGAGAGCTTTGAACAGTTTTTGCGTAAGACAAAAGACAATGGCGTTGATTTTGATAAACTGGGCAATGAATTACGCGCACTTCTCAACAAAAGCGACATCCCTGCTCTCAATCCTGATCGCTTAAAAACATCCTATCAAGCAGCTCTCAAGGATATTGGGGAGGCAATAACAGCTTTCAAAAATGATCCATCTCACTATCGCACATATTTAAAAGATCTTGGTGAGCGCCTTTCTGATCGTATAGAAGCCATTACGGCAAAGATTGATAAAAGCGATATCATCAAAAGCCTTATGAACAATGGCATGACACGCACGGATGCACAAACAGCAGCCAACAATGCGCTTCATGTTTACAAAACAGCAGAGGAAAAAACCGAAAAAGCGTTAAAAGCACTTGAAGAACAAGCTGAAACGCTCTCTGATAATCTTGAGAAAGCCATGAAGGGAGCAAAAAATACCGCCGAAAAAGCCACGAAAACAGCATCCCACATGGGATGGTGGGGCTTTTTAGGCAGCCTGATTGGTGCTATGATTTCCAGTGTTTTTGGTTATTATGGCTACAGAATCCGTAAGGCTTCTTTTATGTTCTAA
- a CDS encoding DUF2087 domain-containing protein — translation MLQKIVQAFQREKIYSETEVFKICNLFTVDFARLRRTLVERDFLQRHGGKHQRVH, via the coding sequence ATGCTGCAAAAAATTGTCCAAGCCTTTCAAAGGGAAAAAATCTATAGCGAAACGGAAGTCTTCAAGATATGCAACCTCTTTACGGTAGATTTTGCTAGATTACGGCGTACCCTTGTTGAGAGGGACTTTTTACAACGCCATGGGGGCAAACATCAACGCGTGCATTAA
- a CDS encoding ferredoxin--NADP reductase codes for MNTSASNVQSNISSVASDFPIPENVFALTVQEVYHYTDRLFKFRLNRPESFRFRSGEFVMIGLPNAEKPIYRAYSIASPFWDEQLEFFSIKVPGGPLTEHLQKIKIGDTVLMRKKSTGTLVLDALIPGKRLYLLSTGTGVAPFASLIRDPETYEKFSEVVLIQTTRECDELNYAKDLVVSLQQDPLIGEYAPQLKFYPMTTRESSEHMGRITTVMESGAFFEMTGLPKIHADEDRVMICGSMAMLKDCARMCEVFGLVEGANNAPATYVVERAFVG; via the coding sequence ATGAATACGTCTGCTAGCAATGTTCAGTCAAACATCAGCAGCGTTGCATCAGATTTTCCTATTCCTGAAAATGTATTCGCGCTTACTGTACAGGAAGTTTATCACTATACAGACCGTTTGTTTAAATTTCGCTTGAATCGTCCTGAAAGTTTTCGTTTTCGTTCTGGTGAATTTGTTATGATTGGTTTGCCAAATGCAGAAAAGCCAATTTATCGTGCTTATTCGATTGCAAGTCCATTTTGGGATGAGCAGCTTGAATTTTTTTCGATCAAAGTTCCAGGAGGGCCATTAACCGAACATCTCCAAAAAATTAAAATTGGTGATACCGTTCTTATGCGTAAAAAATCTACTGGAACGCTGGTTCTTGATGCCCTTATTCCTGGAAAACGCCTTTATCTTTTGTCAACAGGGACAGGAGTTGCTCCCTTTGCAAGTCTTATCCGTGATCCTGAAACTTATGAAAAATTTTCAGAAGTCGTTCTTATTCAAACAACTCGTGAGTGCGATGAACTTAATTATGCAAAAGATTTGGTTGTCTCTCTACAACAAGATCCACTAATTGGTGAATACGCACCACAGCTGAAATTTTATCCTATGACTACGCGCGAATCTTCTGAGCATATGGGGCGCATTACGACTGTTATGGAGAGTGGCGCTTTTTTTGAAATGACTGGTTTGCCGAAGATTCATGCTGATGAAGATCGGGTGATGATTTGTGGTTCCATGGCGATGCTGAAAGATTGTGCGAGAATGTGTGAAGTCTTTGGTCTTGTTGAAGGTGCCAATAATGCACCGGCTACATATGTTGTGGAGCGTGCCTTTGTAGGGTGA
- the eda gene encoding bifunctional 4-hydroxy-2-oxoglutarate aldolase/2-dehydro-3-deoxy-phosphogluconate aldolase yields MCQKIEKLLSLLQEQTIIPVLHIDTLQNAVPLARALVKGGLRTIEVTLRTANALDAIKAITQEVPESIVGAGTILSTIHYKQAEHAGAKFIVSPGFSNKLIDYAKNSEIPLLPSALTPSEVMKALDKGYSYLKFFPAEAAGGITFVKALAAPFSEIRFCPTGGIKQKNAAQWLQLSNVFCIGGSWIAPRNLITAKNWHAISALAQTAAQLSSYPTKVCSTI; encoded by the coding sequence ATGTGCCAAAAAATAGAGAAGCTGTTATCACTGCTCCAGGAACAAACCATTATACCTGTTTTGCATATTGATACTCTACAAAATGCCGTGCCTTTAGCACGTGCCCTTGTCAAAGGAGGCTTAAGAACAATTGAAGTCACCTTGCGAACAGCAAATGCACTCGACGCGATTAAAGCCATTACACAAGAAGTACCCGAATCAATCGTTGGAGCAGGAACAATTCTTAGCACTATACACTATAAACAAGCAGAACATGCAGGAGCAAAATTTATCGTAAGTCCTGGATTTTCAAACAAATTGATTGATTATGCAAAAAACAGTGAAATCCCCCTTCTCCCAAGTGCTCTTACACCAAGTGAAGTAATGAAAGCACTGGACAAAGGCTATTCATATCTTAAATTTTTTCCTGCTGAAGCAGCAGGAGGTATTACCTTTGTAAAAGCTTTAGCCGCCCCCTTCTCTGAAATCCGATTTTGCCCGACAGGCGGCATAAAACAAAAAAATGCTGCTCAATGGCTCCAGCTTTCTAATGTCTTCTGTATTGGTGGTTCTTGGATAGCTCCTCGAAATCTTATCACAGCAAAAAATTGGCATGCGATTAGCGCATTAGCACAAACTGCAGCACAACTTTCCTCTTATCCTACAAAAGTGTGTTCCACAATATAA
- a CDS encoding type III PLP-dependent enzyme — protein sequence MATQRIRDFLAKHRSEGPCLIVDLDIIRENYLNFEKALPQSRIFYAIKANPAPEILNLLASLGSSFDAASVAEIEMALKAGATSDRISFGNTIKKERDIAQAYALGISLYAVDCVEEVEKIARAAPGVRVFCRVLTDGKGAEWPLSRKFGCVPAMAVDVLRRAHQLGLQAYGVSFHVGSQQTDLSAWDRALSDAATVFRHLEHEGISLKLVNMGGGFPTRYLKDVPTTQAYGTVVFDSLKKYFGNRIPETIIEPGRGMVGNAGVIRTEVVLISKKADNDNIRWVYLDVGKFNGLTETMDEAIRYPIETPHDDKAMEPCILAGPTCDSADVLYEKTPYLLPLSLTVGDELLIHGTGAYTATYASVAFNGFEPLPSYVI from the coding sequence ATGGCGACGCAACGTATTCGCGATTTTCTTGCAAAACATCGTTCTGAAGGTCCCTGCTTAATTGTTGACCTTGATATTATTCGTGAAAATTATTTAAACTTTGAAAAAGCTCTTCCGCAGTCCCGGATCTTTTACGCGATAAAGGCGAATCCAGCTCCTGAAATTTTAAATTTGCTTGCCTCTTTAGGGTCTTCTTTTGATGCTGCTTCTGTTGCGGAAATTGAAATGGCTTTAAAGGCAGGAGCAACCTCTGATCGTATTTCTTTTGGTAATACTATTAAAAAAGAGCGTGATATTGCACAGGCGTACGCATTGGGTATTTCGCTTTATGCGGTTGATTGTGTTGAAGAAGTGGAAAAGATTGCTCGAGCTGCTCCAGGAGTTCGCGTGTTTTGTCGGGTTCTTACGGATGGAAAGGGTGCAGAATGGCCATTGTCACGTAAGTTTGGTTGTGTTCCTGCTATGGCGGTTGATGTGTTGCGTCGCGCACATCAATTAGGTTTGCAAGCATATGGTGTTTCCTTTCATGTTGGTTCTCAGCAGACAGATCTTAGTGCATGGGATCGCGCTTTGTCAGATGCGGCTACGGTTTTTCGGCACTTGGAGCATGAAGGAATTTCGTTGAAATTAGTGAATATGGGGGGTGGTTTTCCAACCCGTTATTTGAAAGATGTTCCTACAACACAAGCTTATGGCACAGTTGTCTTTGATTCATTAAAAAAATATTTTGGTAATCGTATTCCTGAAACGATCATTGAGCCAGGGCGCGGGATGGTTGGCAATGCTGGTGTTATTCGTACAGAGGTTGTTCTTATATCCAAAAAAGCAGACAATGATAATATCCGATGGGTTTATCTGGATGTTGGCAAATTTAACGGTCTTACCGAGACCATGGATGAAGCTATTCGTTATCCCATTGAGACCCCTCATGATGATAAGGCAATGGAGCCTTGTATTTTAGCTGGGCCAACTTGTGATTCGGCAGATGTTCTCTATGAAAAAACACCTTATCTGTTACCTTTATCCCTCACAGTAGGGGATGAGTTATTAATTCATGGGACTGGTGCTTATACGGCGACTTACGCGTCTGTTGCATTTAATGGTTTTGAGCCTTTACCATCCTATGTGATTTGA
- the alr gene encoding alanine racemase yields the protein MNKSAKDTANPLFPATAIATIDVRAIVANYRTLAQHVAPTECSAVVKANAYGLGAHKIAPALYQAGCRTFFVAQIEEALQLKAVLPENVMIALLNGFPHKAEEFVAQSGIIPLLNSWSTIEDWQTLCQKKNKKFPAIIQVDTNMSRLGLDKKELQKLIKNPTIFEKAEIKYILSHLANGEDASHSSNNKQLAAFKRVLAQLPTCKVSFANSGGIFLGSDFYFDLVRPGIALYGVDPHGKHPTPLKAVVKVEAQVLQSRFIDAGIPVGYRESFMTRRPSTLATISIGYADGWPRILSNKGTVYFNGHKLPIVGHISMDSIIVDATDLDKKPQRGDWVELIGPHQPLEKVSTDTNTIPHEILTSLGKRYKRIYI from the coding sequence ATGAACAAATCCGCTAAGGATACAGCAAACCCATTATTTCCTGCTACAGCTATAGCAACCATCGACGTGCGTGCTATTGTTGCAAATTATAGAACTTTAGCCCAACATGTTGCTCCAACTGAGTGTTCAGCGGTAGTGAAAGCTAATGCCTATGGGTTAGGGGCACATAAAATTGCCCCGGCACTTTATCAAGCTGGTTGCCGCACTTTTTTTGTTGCCCAAATCGAAGAAGCGCTTCAATTAAAAGCCGTTTTACCAGAAAATGTCATGATTGCTCTTCTGAATGGTTTTCCACATAAAGCGGAAGAATTTGTCGCACAATCGGGTATTATCCCTCTTTTGAACTCTTGGTCTACTATCGAAGATTGGCAAACACTTTGCCAAAAAAAGAATAAAAAATTTCCCGCAATCATTCAAGTCGATACCAATATGAGCCGATTAGGGCTTGATAAAAAAGAATTACAAAAACTCATCAAAAACCCTACAATTTTTGAAAAAGCAGAAATAAAATATATTCTCAGTCACCTTGCGAATGGAGAGGACGCCTCTCATTCATCCAATAATAAACAATTAGCTGCTTTCAAGAGAGTACTTGCACAGTTACCTACCTGTAAAGTCTCATTTGCCAATTCTGGAGGCATTTTTCTTGGTTCAGATTTTTATTTTGATCTTGTTCGCCCCGGTATTGCACTTTACGGTGTTGATCCCCATGGCAAACATCCAACACCTCTTAAAGCTGTTGTAAAAGTTGAAGCCCAAGTTCTTCAAAGCCGCTTTATTGACGCAGGAATACCTGTTGGTTATCGAGAAAGCTTTATGACCCGCAGACCAAGCACTCTTGCAACCATTTCTATTGGCTATGCAGATGGTTGGCCACGGATTCTTTCGAATAAAGGTACCGTTTATTTCAATGGGCACAAACTCCCTATTGTTGGACATATTTCTATGGATTCTATCATAGTCGATGCTACTGATCTCGATAAAAAACCTCAAAGAGGTGATTGGGTAGAGCTCATTGGCCCTCATCAACCCCTTGAAAAAGTATCTACAGATACCAATACCATTCCTCATGAAATTCTCACTTCTCTAGGAAAACGCTATAAGCGCATTTACATTTAA
- a CDS encoding HlyD family secretion protein: MYLKKIKQIKIIRPILVILALFMLWFGYKWITHWRYILSTEDAYVQGDIAAIAPKLNGYIKKIAIKANQVVKKDDVLFCLDNGDYQIALDQTEARLNTQQKTLLRIDAQIVAAHSALDDAQAQKAAASAIATNAQLTLKRTTELKADRYAPQSDVDDAKSAYEQAIANVNRADAQIAAARANIQVLEAQRSETESQTKSLELTRDKAKRDLDSTIIRAPFDGIIGNLTAKTGDFVVNGQRLAALVPIQALYIEANYKETQLQNIHAGQTAYITFDAFKKEVFTGRVLSIAPATGAVFSLLPPQNATGNFTKIVQRIPVRISIPEEALKDKRIRAGMSVSVQIDTRTKLHNHPL, encoded by the coding sequence ATGTATTTAAAAAAAATAAAACAGATAAAAATAATTCGTCCTATCCTCGTTATTCTTGCGCTTTTTATGCTATGGTTTGGCTATAAGTGGATAACACATTGGCGTTATATTCTCTCCACCGAAGATGCCTATGTGCAAGGAGATATTGCTGCCATTGCCCCTAAATTAAACGGATATATTAAGAAAATTGCTATTAAAGCCAATCAAGTTGTTAAAAAAGACGATGTTTTATTCTGTTTAGACAATGGTGATTATCAAATAGCCTTAGATCAGACAGAAGCGCGTCTCAACACACAACAAAAAACCCTTCTACGTATTGATGCGCAAATTGTAGCCGCTCACAGTGCTTTAGATGATGCGCAAGCACAAAAAGCAGCTGCTTCAGCCATAGCAACCAATGCACAACTAACCTTAAAACGCACTACAGAACTTAAAGCTGATCGTTATGCTCCTCAATCCGATGTTGATGATGCTAAATCAGCTTATGAACAAGCCATTGCTAATGTAAACCGTGCAGATGCACAAATAGCCGCAGCACGCGCAAACATCCAAGTGCTAGAAGCACAACGCAGTGAAACAGAAAGCCAGACAAAGAGCCTAGAACTCACACGTGATAAAGCAAAACGTGATCTTGATTCAACCATTATACGGGCTCCATTCGATGGAATCATTGGAAATTTAACAGCGAAAACTGGGGATTTTGTTGTGAATGGTCAACGTCTTGCAGCACTCGTCCCCATACAGGCGCTTTATATTGAAGCCAACTATAAAGAAACACAGTTACAAAATATTCACGCTGGACAAACGGCTTATATTACTTTTGACGCCTTCAAAAAAGAGGTTTTTACAGGGAGAGTACTTTCTATTGCACCGGCAACAGGAGCTGTTTTTTCTCTCCTACCACCACAAAATGCCACTGGTAATTTCACCAAAATTGTCCAACGCATTCCAGTACGTATCTCTATTCCAGAAGAAGCATTAAAAGACAAGCGTATCCGAGCGGGAATGAGTGTTTCAGTACAAATTGATACACGTACAAAATTGCATAATCACCCCTTATAA